The following DNA comes from Methanothrix sp..
GAGGCCATGGGCCTGGATGTGGAGTATGTTCGCCCCCAGAGGGAGGCGATCCGGCCCCTCTCCCTGGAGAGGTACTTCACAGAGGATACTCTATCCGTACACCTCAAGGAGAGCGCCATACCCATGGCCAAGAGGGGGCACGTGGGTGACTTCTCCCTGGTCCGGCTGGGCGAGAGGCCGACCTCGGAGAGGGAGCTGAGGGAGCTGTCCCGGGAGATATATGAGCGGGCCAAGGCCGATCCAGATGGCTATGTGGAGATGGAGAGGATGGGGGCAGCGATAATCCAGATCGGGCCGATGAGAATCGCCATCACCAAGCCGCCTTTCTCCGACGGCCTGGAGATCACAGCCGTACGGCCGGTGGCAAAGGTGAGTTTCGACTCCTATCGCCACAGCTCTATGCTCAAGACCCGCCTCCGCGAGGGGCAGAGGGGGATTCTCATCGCCGGTCCGCCGGGGTCGGGCAAGTCCACCTTCGCCGCGGGAGTGGCCCAGCATCTCCTGGACTGCAACTATGTGGTCAAGACGATGGAGTCTCCTCGCGATCTGCAGGTCCCTCCGGAGATCACCCAGTACGGCCCTCTGGAGGGGAGCATGGAGGCATCGGCTGATATACTGCTCCTGGTCCGGCCTGACTACACCATCTACGATGAGGTGAGAAAGACGCGCGACTTCCAGGTCTTTGCTGATATGAGGCTCGCCGGGGTGGGCATGATCGGAGTGGTCCATGCCAACAAGCCCATCGATGCCCTGCAGAGGCTCTTGGGCCGGGTGGAGCTGGGCATGATCCCCCAGGTGGTGGATACAGTGGTCTTCATCGAGAAGGGCGAGGTGACCAAGGTCCTGGATGTGGAGTTCACAGTCAAGGTCCCCTCAGGGATGATGGAGGCGGATCTTGCCCGGCCGGTGATCGTGGTCAAGGACTTTGAGGGCGGGCAGGCGGAATATGAGATGTACTCCTACGGAGAGGAGATTGTGGTGATGCCCGTCACCAGGGAGGAGAAGAAGCCCTCCTGGAGGCTGGCCAGCAGGGAGATCGAGAAGGAGATCTCTCACCATGTGCGGGGCCCCTTCAAGGTGGAGATGCTCACCGACTCCAGTGCAGTGATCCATGTGCCTCAAGAGGATGCGGCAAGGGTGATAGGGAGGGCGGGAAAGAACATCGATCAGATCGAGAGGAGCCTGGGGATGCATATCGATGTCCGGGCAAAGGACGAGCCGGCGGTGCCCGAGCTGAGGATGGAGGAGACGTCCAAGCACATCATCCTCTGGCTGGAGGGCATGGCCGGGGAGTCGGTGGATGTTCAGGTGGGAAATGAGCCGGCCTTCACCGCCACTGTGGGGCGGAGGGGGGATATTCGCATCGCCAAGTCCTCGGAGATGGCCAAGAGGATCATCAAGAGGATGAGGAAGGGAGATAGGATAGAGGTGAGCCGGGCGGGATCTGAATGGGGCTTATAAGGCCTATTGCCATCGTTATTGTTCTCTTCGTCCTGGCTGCAGGAGTGCTCCCTATGGACGCCAGCGCCCTTGACCCCGATCCCCAGCAGGACCAGAGGGGCAACGCCACCCCTGTCCTGATGGGAAAGAATGTGGCCGAAGCGGGAGTGGGCCAGGAGGCGACCGGGCCCAAAGCCAGGCTCCTGAGCCCTTCAGTCAGTTGGGTGCTGGAGCTGGATGACAGTATAGAAAGAAGGCTCCAACTGGATATGTATCAGTCCAATGATGTCATCTTCGGCAAGGGAAAGATCCTGGCGGAGGGGAAAGAGCAGAACGTCTCTGCCAGCGGCACGACCTTGGGAGATAAGCTCCATCTGGATGTCCTATCCGATGACCTATCCCTCTTCCGCCTCATCCTCACCCAGAACGGCAAATCCATCTATGGGGACTACCACATCTATAGCGCCCGATTTCTCCCCCAGAAGGGCATAGCCATGGGAAGGATCGGCCGGCTGAGTGATCAGGACGGCCCGATTTCTCCCGCTCCTGGATCGATCTCCACTACGCTTTTTGTCGTACTACCATTAAGCTTATCAACTATAAATGGCATGCCGGATCTCAGTACAAGGTCGAGATAACATGAATTTCAAATTATCAATAGCATTATCCCTATCCTTCATCGCCTTCATGGCAGTGACGACCCTTGGCGCCGATTGGGATAATCAGGAGCATCTGAGTGCAGATGAGCTGATAAGCGGCATAGAGAAGAGCCCCAAGGCTCCGGGAACCCCCCAACAGGTCAGAGCGCTTAGAGAGAATGAGAGCGCCATGGACTGGAGCATGCCAAGCACCCTCTCCAAGGGGGCGAGGGATCCCAAGGCCTCCCGCGCTGAGGCAGAGGCGGCCAGCCTGGAAAAGGTGAAGGAGGAGGGCACAGCGGCTGAGGCATCAGCAAAGGAGAATGCCTCTGCTGCGGCAGTGACGACAGAGCTTCCTCCAGCTCAGGTTGCTCTGCCCTCAATGAGCGGGAGCTGGTCCTTTGCCCTGAACGATAGCCTGCCGAGGAGCATGGCTTTAACCCTTTTCCAGAGGGACGAGCAGCTCTTCGGCGCAGGCAAGATGAGGGTGGAGAACAGCACCATCGATGCGGCCGCCTCGGGGCAGGTCTTCGAGGACGGAACAGCAAGGCTGGATATCATCACCATAAACCCCATCGATCTTTATATCCTCTCCCTTGATCTGAACGGGGATGTGGCCAGCGGAAGCTTCTGGGCCATCTCAGCTCGAGCAGAGTCCTGGACGGGAAGCTTTGAGGGAGTGAAGATCGCCTAGATGGCGATGATATGAGATCGGCATCTCATCTTAATTTCCTATTTTATTTTATTTCCCCTCTCCCGGCCTCACATCTGGCAAATCTTCAGTGCTGGACCAAAGCCTTTTTGGCAGAAGTAGAAGACCAATAGATAACGATGCCCCCAGCCAAGCTCTCTCCCCTGATGGAGCAGTACTACCAGAACAAGAAGCTCTATCCAGATGCTCTGCTCCTCTTTCGGGTGGGCGATTTCTATGAGACCTTTGCCGATGATGCTGTCACTGTGGCCAGAGATCTGAACATCACCCTCACCTCCCGGCAGAAGGATGGCCGGGGAGAGAAGATCCCCCTGGCCGGGGTCCCTTACCATGCCCTGGATGCCTACCTCGCCCGGCTGATCCGGGCGGGGCATAAGGTGGCCATCTGCGACCAGGTGGAGGACCCAAAGCAGGCCCGTGGTCTGGTGAAGAGAGCCATCACCCGGGTGGTTACCCCGGGAACGATCATCGAGCCCTCTATGCTGGAAGAGGGCAGCAATAACTTCCTGGCAGCAGTGGCAAAGGAGGAGGACCGGGCGGGCCTGGCCTTTGTGGATGTCTCCACAGGCGAGTTCCTGACCACAGAGGTTCCGTCCCACCGCCTCACCACTGAGCTGGCCCGTTTCCGGCCGGCGGAGTGCCTCTCTGCCGCCCCCCTGCACTGGGAGGAGGCAAGAGAGCAGATCCTGGATGAGGAGAGCTTCTCTTTAGAAAGGGCTGCATTCGCCCTGGCAGATCGCTACGGCCCGGATTGGAAGGAGAGGCTCCGCCTGGAGGGAAGAGAGCTCTCCCAGAGGGCCTGCGGGGCGGTCCTCTCCTATCTTATCGCCTCACGCTTCGATCTCCTCGATCATCTGAAGGATATTCAGATCTACTCGGGATCCGATTATATGGTCTTAGATGAGGTCACAGTGCGAAACCTGGAGATCTCCAGAAACATCCGCGATCGCTCCCGCCGGGGCACACTGCTGGAGTTCCTGGACCGGACCCGGACTGCTATGGGGGCGAGAACCCTGGCCCGCTGGATTCAAATGCCCCTGCAGAGCGAGGAGGCGATAGACCGCAGGCTGGGGGGGGTAGAGGAGCTGGCCAGCCGGTCCCTCCTGCAGCGCAGCCTGGCCGAGGAGCTCAAGGGGGCATCAGACCTGGAGAGGCTGCTTGGAAGGATATCATGCAAATCTGCCAGCCCCAAGGATCTCTTCGCCCTGAAGGGCACCCTGGAGAGGCTGCCCCGCCTGCAGGCGATCCTGGGGGAGGCTGGCTCTTCTTATCTGCAGGATATTCTCTCCCGGCTATCTCCCTGGATGATACCGTCTCCCTGGTAGAGAGATCGATCGTAGCCGACCCGCCCCTCCTTCTGCGGGATGGGGGGGTGATCAGGGAGGGCTACAATGCCGAGCTCGACCAGCTCCGGGAGCTTTTAAGGGATGGGAGAGGCTGGATAAGCCGGCTGGAGGGGGCGGAGAGGGAGAGGACGGGGATAAGATCGCTGAAGATAGCCTTCAATAATGTCTTCGGCTACTACATCGAGGTCTCACGGGCTAACCTGCACCTGGTTCCCCAGGATTACATCCGCAAGCAGACCCTGACCAACGGGGAGCGATTTGTCACCCCGGAGCTGAAAGTGATGGAGTCCCGCGTCCTCTCCGCCCAGGAGAGGTCAGTATCCCTGGAGCAGGAGCTCTTCGCCCGGGTGCGGGATGAGGTGGCAGGCAAGGCAGGGGCCATCCAGGGGAGGGCCATGGCCCTGGCGGAGCTTGATGTGCTCCTCTCCTTAGCGGAGGTGGCCCAGGAGAATGATCTGGTCCAGCCGGAGTTCAATCAGGAGGGCAGGATCTCTCTGCGCTCCAGCCGCCACCCGGTTCTGGCCAGGGCGATGCGGGGGGGCTTTGTGCCCAACGACATCCTCCTGGATCAGGGTTCCAACCGCCTGATCATCCTCACCGGCCCGAATATGGCAGGAAAATCAACCTTCATGCGTCAGATAGCCCTGGCGGCGATCATGGCCCAGTCCGGCTCCTTTGTGCCCGCAGCCCATGCCTCACTCTGCCTGGTGGACCGGATCTTCACCCGGGTGGGGGCTTATGACGATCTGTCCGCCGGACAGAGCACATTTATGGTGGAGATGACGGAGATCGCCCACATCCTCACCTCTGCCACCAATAAGAGCCTGGTTCTCCTGGATGAGGTGGGCAGGGGGACCAGCACCTTCGACGGCCTCTCCTTGGCCTGGGCCATAACCGAATACCTGCACGAGAGCATCAAATGCAAGTCCGTCTTCGCCACCCATTACCACCAGCTCACAGAGCTGGAGAGCATCCTTCCCGGGGTGAGAAACTACAGCATTGCTGTGAAGGAGGATAAGGGCACCATCACCTTCCTGCGCACAGTGGTCCCGGGGGCGACTGACAGGAGCTACGGGGTGCATGTCGCCCGCCTGGCGGGAGTTCCCAGGATGGTGACGAGGCGGGCGGATGAGATCCTGAGGGAGATCGAGAGGGAGGCAGTCGTTTTACCCGGATCGGGAAGAGGAAGACAGAGGAGAGCTGCTCGCTACACCCAGCTCATATTCTTCGATGGCGATGACGGGGAGAGGGCAGCCGGAGAAAAGGAGAGCGAGAGACCTGATCCCATCATAGAGGAGATCATGTCCCTGGACTTGGATCGGATGACCCCCAGGGAGGCCCTGGGCCGCCTGGCCCAGTATCAGCAGATGCAAAGGGAGAGGATGGATCGGTAAGAGAGATGAATAGAATCAGAGCCCTGGATGAGGAGACGGTGAACAAGATCGCTGCCGGCGAGGTGATTGAGAGGCCGGCCTCAGTGGTAAAGGAGCTGGTGGAAAACTCCATCGATGCCGGCGCCCACAGGATTCTGATCGAGGTTTTGGAGGGGGGAAAGAGCTTCATCAGGGTGACAGATGATGGCTGCGGCATAGATCCGCTCGACCTCCCCCTGGCCTTCCAGAAGCATGCCACCTCCAAGATCTCCGGGGCGGAGGATCTGGAGAGGATCTGCACTCTGGGATTTCGGGGCGAGGCCCTGGCCAGCATCGCCAGCGTCTCAAGAGCAGTCGAGGTGCGGACCAAGACCCGCGAGGCGCCCTGGGGCAGCTATCTCCGCCTGGAGGGAGGAAGGACGGCTGAGACAAAGGA
Coding sequences within:
- a CDS encoding PINc/VapC family ATPase, whose protein sequence is MAQPLVPDTSVVIDGRVSARIKAGELQGRRIVVPEAVVAELEAQANHGREIGLRGLEELRKLSELAKAGRIELEYVGIRPNLDQIKLAGGGEIDAMIRDVALELGASFLTSDQVQSRVAEAMGLDVEYVRPQREAIRPLSLERYFTEDTLSVHLKESAIPMAKRGHVGDFSLVRLGERPTSERELRELSREIYERAKADPDGYVEMERMGAAIIQIGPMRIAITKPPFSDGLEITAVRPVAKVSFDSYRHSSMLKTRLREGQRGILIAGPPGSGKSTFAAGVAQHLLDCNYVVKTMESPRDLQVPPEITQYGPLEGSMEASADILLLVRPDYTIYDEVRKTRDFQVFADMRLAGVGMIGVVHANKPIDALQRLLGRVELGMIPQVVDTVVFIEKGEVTKVLDVEFTVKVPSGMMEADLARPVIVVKDFEGGQAEYEMYSYGEEIVVMPVTREEKKPSWRLASREIEKEISHHVRGPFKVEMLTDSSAVIHVPQEDAARVIGRAGKNIDQIERSLGMHIDVRAKDEPAVPELRMEETSKHIILWLEGMAGESVDVQVGNEPAFTATVGRRGDIRIAKSSEMAKRIIKRMRKGDRIEVSRAGSEWGL
- the mutS gene encoding DNA mismatch repair protein MutS, translating into MRDGGVIREGYNAELDQLRELLRDGRGWISRLEGAERERTGIRSLKIAFNNVFGYYIEVSRANLHLVPQDYIRKQTLTNGERFVTPELKVMESRVLSAQERSVSLEQELFARVRDEVAGKAGAIQGRAMALAELDVLLSLAEVAQENDLVQPEFNQEGRISLRSSRHPVLARAMRGGFVPNDILLDQGSNRLIILTGPNMAGKSTFMRQIALAAIMAQSGSFVPAAHASLCLVDRIFTRVGAYDDLSAGQSTFMVEMTEIAHILTSATNKSLVLLDEVGRGTSTFDGLSLAWAITEYLHESIKCKSVFATHYHQLTELESILPGVRNYSIAVKEDKGTITFLRTVVPGATDRSYGVHVARLAGVPRMVTRRADEILREIEREAVVLPGSGRGRQRRAARYTQLIFFDGDDGERAAGEKESERPDPIIEEIMSLDLDRMTPREALGRLAQYQQMQRERMDR